AGCGTACACTACTAGCAACGCGGACCCAGGCAGAGTGTAGGCTACATGGCTAACTGAGTTAGCCCGGTTATTTTGTTGCCGTTTTGGGATTTCTGATTTCACAAAGCAAGTTCACAATTTAGCCTTTTATAACCGCAGACAACCCACTACTTTCACACATTTCTGCGGCTTGTTACTGTTAAATAAACTAACGGCTTCCGGGGTGGATGACAAGTTTCAACACCAGCGCTCGGTTCCCGTGTGTAGTCACTGCCTGTCTTAGCGTTTGTTTATTGTCACGAGAGCAGCTTTAGTCTGATTACCTGTATTTTTACTTCTTCAGGGTGGATATATCACCAGACTTACAGTACTTTGCAGAGGTCTtgggcaccctagactttattatatatatatatgtttattttttggtgttttagtataaaataacacatttcagatttccaaatattcattttccaaaagatgtaattttacagagacatttttgtatttcattttaaaaagtaccatattactgtaagcaattgactacattttacataaaaacttgatcaaggctgtctgagatcagaagcaaggagccaaccaaagtctgcagaagaactgtggcaagttatacaacatgcttggaacaacctccctgctgattgtcttagccaacgctgtcctgcagttctatgtcTCAGACAAATGATGCCGTTTTAAccccgaagggtggtcacaacaaatattaatttgatcCAGTTGATTCAGCCAAactactcaaatgtaatgtaaaatttatggtacgtttatttaggacctttcattgaattatttttgaaagaatcttatctgcatacaatgttatgcaggtgcctaagacGTTTGCGCAGTACTGTACCTTCAAATGGCAACCGTTAGCTTACGTTCgccaaaatattaaatattttattttttctgttcgccacaaACGTTCGCTAACGTTAACAGCTTGAAGAGGTAGTGCGCGGCTACAAAAAAATGTCTGCTAATGGGGAAGGCGCcaaaagagaacaaaaaaaggacaattatttggctgtcaCTTTATcagtgtaatatttgttcttacctttaaagttaaatcacaggtaagcaacgaGTCCActagctggcattgtttgaCCTAGCCTAAgtcactttcatttgttttcaaaaggcgttggtggcgaactaaatggaatattcagttaaaatcgttcaacagtaactaTTTGCTGCAAACATAAGTAGTTTGCCGCCTTGAATACGCGTCTGGTCCCTTTGAGGAGAAAATGTTTAAGACGGAtgaacagatacacagacactgcGGAGGTTCAAACATGGCACTTTATTAATTTTCCAGTATTAATGACGGCGGATCGAAGTCTGTACACTTTAGACGTTTACAGCATTATTAATCAATCACAGAGAGGGGAATATATAGATCTGCACTCTCAGACAGTACTAATCCACCATGGAGAGGGGATCGACCTGCACTCTCAGACATTAATAATCCACCACAGAGAGGGGGATACCACAGATGTATAAACACAACAGATTGTCAGTGTTGGCATGTTCATGCGGATGCTGACACCCTCCCTGCTCGGCTGAAAGTCCATTAAAGGACCGTGAGCAAGAGGGACAGTTTCAGGGAaaccctgtgattggctgaaatcaGTTTGTGACTGATGATGAGTGAGGGCTCCACTGGGCCATGAGGCCTCACTGGTGCTAGAGCTGAGATGACCACTAGGGGGCGCCATAGTTTCAACAGCGTAAGACACCCTCGCTGAAAACTGTAAAAGTTATAAATATCGCACACAAGCTGGCAGATACACAGTGCATCACACGAGTGGGCACtccaaacaaaatacaaaaataagcaATTAAAACTATAAATATAGTGTTGGGGAGTCATTTaactacatgtacatgtacaaacatgtagtttaattacattttgcagCGGTCGACTACAGTGGGATCTAATAGATCTGATGAGATCTACACTCAGatctgttttttaaatatacaaaataccttgaattacattttttgagTAATTGTAAGCAGTTCAATAATGTCCAGTGTGAAGTCAATGGTAGTTTGTACAATTACAGTTTAcccaacacgcacacatgcattgctgtgaaaaagtatctGCCCCCTTTCCAATTTCCTGTATTATTGCATatgtgtcacactgaatggcttCCCTGAGGAAACACAGCTGTACCTGTTTAAGGGAGTGTTTATGGGTGTTtcctcattaaataaatgaaattaatttaatttaaaaaatgtgctttgtgtttacttgtgttccCTTTGTCTGATGTTACATCTGGAACCATTCAGTGTGgcaaatacagtcccctccagaaGTATTGGGACAGCAAGGTGAATTCCTTTGTtgttgctatacactgaagacaactgagtttgaggtcaaaacatGTACATAATATGACAGATTCGAATTTCAGGTTTTCCCgatatttttatctagatttgaaCCATTTGACCATTTGAACATGCGGCTGACTGGtctggtgtttcttgttgcccagatgtttcctgttagattgattggttaaacaataaatagttctgaatatttactcttggttttagccttgggttttgcctgtgaagactgcatttgtgtttgaaaagataaaccaacatcaagaccagagagctgtctttggggaaaaaaagcaagcTGGTTTGAAGCTTataaaagaggggaaatcaaccagagccattgcacaagcattgaggacAGAGCTTCGACAACAACTGAAAAAGAATgaaaccgctggtgtactgagcaaccgacatcgaacaggtcgaccaaggaaaacaacagcagttcatgacagaaacattgtgagagctgtgaagaaaaaccccaaaacatcagtcagtgacatcaccaacaatctccacagggcagtcagtgacatcacaaacaatctcctcagggcaggggtgaaggcatCACAATCATCTgctcgaagaagacttagagagcagcaatatagaggctataccacaagatgcaaaccattcctcagtagtaagaatcagaggcgagattacaattggcaaagaagtacagagatgagccacataAGTGAAACttagttttatggactgatgagaccaagattaacctctaccaaagtgatggaaaggccaaagtgtggagaaagatgAGAGGagttcatctgtgaagcacggtggaggaagtgtcatggcttgggcttgcatggctgcttctggagtgggctcactaatctttattgatgatgtaattcaTGATGGTAGGAGCAGGATGAAtttagaagtctacaaaaacattctgtctgccaacttaagatacacactgccaacacaacaaatgacttcattagggagaaaaagtggaaggtttcagatgagccaagtcaatcaccagacccaattgagcatgcatttcaccaaagaagaatgcaacagtttggtgatgtcagtgggtcacaggcttgatgcagttattgcaagtaAGGGATgcgctaccaaatattaagtgtaatttacttaaatactttctgttccaatagttttgctcacctaaaaattgggtggtctggtaccaaaggtgctatgttctaagtagtttaacacatctatgtgtaaataccaggaaataaaagcaaataaataaataaaataaataaaataaaagcaaattcTGAAcccttgtctcgtgttcatccttttatctcaaccccaaatgtattcagtgtattgcaaaaataagGGAATGGGCCTTGcttatgcaataatagaggaaatcaggataGGGGTGAAtgctttttcacggcactgtactTTATATAAATCCCCCCTCAGTATCAGGACCGGCAGGCCCGCCCACCCCATGGTTCTCTGCATGCTGTGAGGGCCATATGTGTTAGCGTGCTGGAAATGCGTATGTTGGTGATTCCTTTAGCATGTAGCTAATGTGGACAGTGGCTTGTGTTAGCATGTAGCTAATGTGGACAGTGGCTTGTGTTAGCATGTAGCTAATGTGGACAGTGGCTTGCGTTAACATGTAGCTAACATGGACAGTGGCTAGCGTTAGCATGTAGCTAACATGGACAATGGCTTGTGTTAGCATGTAGCTAATGTGGACAGTGGCTTGCATTAGCATGTAGCTAATATGGACAGTGGCTTGCGTTAGCATGTAGCTAACATGGACAGTGGCTTGTGTTAGCATGTAGCTAACATGGACAATGGCTTGTGTTAGCATGTAGCTAATGTGGACAGTGGCTTGCATTAGCATGTAGCTAAAATGGACAGCGGCTTGTGTTAGCATGTAGCTAATATGGACAGTGGCTTGCGTTAGCATGTAGCTAACATGGACAGTGGCTTGTGTTAGCATGTAGCTAATGTGGACAGTGGCTTGTGTTAGCATGTAGCTAATGTGGACAGTGGCTTGCATTAGCATGTAGCTAATATGGACAGCGGCTTGTGTTAGCATGTAGCTAATGTGGACAGTGGCTTGCATTAGCATGTAGCTAATGTGGACAGTGGCTTGTGTTAGCATGTAGCTAATGTGGATGGTGCTGTGCAATAGCATATACATTAAGTGCAGTTACAAACAAGACTGAAGTTGGCAAACTGAAAAGATGCTAACAGGTGTGGCTGCTGGCATTAGCGATTTTCATACACTGAACAGACGTAGAGACAGGAGCTGGATCTGTCCTGTCCACAGACAATTCTTCTCTGCCTGAGGGAGGGGCTCTCCAGTAGGGTCAACCTGCCACAGTCATTTATTCAATATGCAGGATTAAAATGGTGATACCATCTGTCGTACTGGGCTAAGAATGGTGAAAGATCAATGCAGGCTGTCTGAACAGCTATgaagtgaagtgtgtgtgtgtgtgtgtgtgtgtgtgtgcacctgggagtgtgtgtgtatgtgtgtgtgctcttcacTGGTCAGAGGTTGATCCTGCCTGGGGGGtgtggtttccatggcagcGATGGGTGGGTGTGGTGCAGCAGGGGGCGTAGCTCTGCGGGGGCGGGGCTCAGCGAGGTGGGCGGGGCTCAGTGAGATGGGCGGGGCCCAGTGAGATGGACGGGGCCCAGTGAGGTGGGCGGGGCTCAGTGGGGGGGGGCCCTGCAGGGGCGGGGCTCAGTGGGCGGCGCTGCAGGGGTTGTGGGAGGTCTGGCAGCCCATGTCCTGGTACAGCACCTGCAGTCTGAACAGCGTCCCGTCCCCACACATGCAGAGCTTGTACCGCTCCGCCCCCTCCGACTGCAGCAGCTCTGACCCCCCCACCGACGAGTTCGGGATCCGCAAGGGGCTCACCGTCACCAGCCCGTTCAGAGTGATGCTGTTctcctggggagggagggggcgtcatcaccatcattatcaccatcatcaacaccatcaccatcatcatcaacatcatcatcaacatcaccatcatcaacatcatcatcaacatcatcctcatcatcatcaacatcatcatcatcaccaccatcaacatcatcatcacttccaccaccatcatcatcatcagcatcctTACCTAGGTGTgcgatcacaaatatgtgatgaaTAAACACGCTCACAGCTCTGAGCTCACAGATAAAGACTCTGTATAAACGCACTCACAGATAAAGACTCTGTATAAACGCACTCACAGATAAAGACTGTATAAACGCACTCACAGATAAAGACTGTATAAACGCACTCACAGATAAAGACTGTATAAACGCACTCACAGATAAAGACTCTGTATAAACGCACTCACAGATGAAGACTCTGTATAAACGCACTCACAGATAAAGACTCTGTATAAACGCACTCACAGATAAAGACTCTGTATAAACGCACTCACAGATAAAGACtgtataaacacactcacagctctcAGCTCGATGTCTCCACCGATCTTGAACTCCACAGTTTTTCCCGTGATGAAGACGCCCTCGTTGCCACGGACGATGGCCTTGCCTTCACCTTTGATGGTCAGGTCTGAGGTTGCATTGCTGGTGATCTGAGGAGGAAGAACAGAACAGGTCATCCTcaacaaggagagggagagagagatagagagacagacagacagagatggtGAGATATGAGGGGAGGAATGTGGTGATGAGCAGATATGGAGCAAAGAGATCAGGGTTTGGGTGTGGCTGGGTGAGGTTTGGGAGTGGCTGGGTGTGGTTAGGGCGTGGCTGGTGACGTTCAGGTGTGACTGGGTGGGCAGGGTTTGGGTGTGGCTGGGTGTGGTTAGGGTGTGGGTGGGCAGGGTCtgggtgtggtcagggtgtGTCTGGGTGAGGTTTGAGAGTGGCTGGGTGTGGTTAGGGTGTGTTTGGTGCGTGGCTGGGCAGGGTTTGGGCGTGGCTGGGGCGTGGCTGGGGCGTGGCTGGGAGTGGTTGGGGCGTGGCTGGGGCGTGGCTGGGGGTGGTTGGGGCGTGGCTGGGCAGGGTTTGGCCGTGGCTGGGGGTGGTTTGGGCGTGGCTGGGGGTGGTTGGGGCGTGGCTGGGGGTGGTTGGGGTGTGGTTGGGGCGTGGCTGGGAGTGGTTGGGGCGTGGCTGGGGCGTGGCTGGGGGTGGTTGGGGCGTGGCTGGGCAGGGTTTGGCCGTGGCTGGGGGTGGTTTGGGCGTGGCTGGGGGTGGTTGGGGCGTGGCTGGGGGTGGTTGGGGTGTGGTTGGGGCGTGGCTGGGGGTGGTTGGGGCGTGGCTGGGGGTGGTTGGGGCATGGCTGGGGGTGGTTGGGGCGTGGCTGGGGGTGGTTTGGGCATGGCTGGGGGTGGTTTGGGCATGGCTGGGGGTGGTTTGGGCGTGGCTGGGCAGGGTTTGGGTGTGGCTGGGGGTGGTTGGGGCGTGGTTGGGGGTGGTTGGGGTGTGGTTGGGGCGTGGCTGGGGGTGGTTGGGGCGTGGCTGGGCAGGGTTTGGCCGTGGCTGGGGGTGGTTTGGGCGTGGCTGGGGGTGGTTGGGGCGTGGCTGGGGGTGGTTGGGGTGTGGTTGGGGCGTGGCTGGGGGTGGTTGGGGTGTGGCTGGGGGTGGTTGGGGGGTGGTTGGGGGTGGTTGGGGTGTGGTTGGGGCGTGGCTGGGGGTGGTTGGGGCGTGGCTGGGCAGGGTTTGGCCGTGGCTGCTCGGTAGACCCACCCGCTCAGTGGAGGCTTTGCGCACGTTGAGCACGCTCACGCCCTTGGGCAGGTGGAACTCGTGAGTGTCGAAGTCGGTGCTGAAGAAGGTTTTCTGTGTCCGGGGGTCAGTGAAGGACACGCCCAGGTCACTGCTGATCAAcgtcttctccctctccacactcAGCTTAGTGGAGCCCTGCTGGAacaccacctgcacacacacacacacacacacacacacataaacacatttactcactgctgacacacacacacacacacacatacacacatttactcaccactgacacacacgcattgACTGAAACTGTATGTTTGTGGGGCTGAGCAGATGGTTGTGCTACAGTCGGGTTGCAGTTTTGCTGCAGGAAAAAATAATCCACCAcctgagctggtgtgtggtgagtgttctggcgCTTTGTTGCGGttatgttgtggttgtgttctGCGCTCTGACtgggttgttgttgtggttgtgttctGCGCTCTGACcgggttgttgttgtggttgtgttgtggttttgTTCTGCGCTCTGACtgggttgttgttgtggttgcaTTGTGGTTGTGTTCTGCGCTCTGACtgggttgttgttgtggttgagttgtgcttgtgttgtggttgtgttctGCGCTCTGACcgggttgttgttgtggttgtgttgtggttgtgttctACGCTCTGACtgggttgttgttgtggttgcgttgtggttgtgttctgtgctctgaccgggttgttgttgtggttgtgttgtggttttgTTCTGCGCTCTGACtgggttgttgttgtggttgcaTTGTGGTTGTGTTCTGCGCTCTGACtgggttgttgttgtggttgagttgtgcttgtgttgtggttgtgttctGCGCTCTGACcgggttgttgttgtggttgtgttgtggttgtgttctACGCTCTGACtgggttgttgttgtggttgagtTGTGGTTGCGTTGTGgttgtgttctgtgctctgactgggttgttgttgtggttgtgttgtggttgtgttctACGCTCTGACCGgattgttgttgtggttgagtTGTGGTTGCGTTGTGgttgtgttctgtgctctgactgggttgttgttgtggttgtgttgtggttgtgttctACGCTCTGACcgggttgttgttgtggttgagtTGTGGTTGTGTTCTACGCTCTGACcgggttgttgttgtggttgagtTGTGGTTGCATTGTGGTTGTGTTCTGCGCTCTGACTGGGTTGTTGTTGTGATTGAGTTGTGGTtgcgttgtgtttgtgttctgctcTCTGACcaggttgttgttgtggttcaGTTGTGGTTGCGTTGTGGTTGTGTTCTGCGCTCTGACtgggttgttgttgtggttgtgttgtggttgagTTCTGCACTCTGACCGGGTTGTTGTTGCCGGTGATGACCAGGTCCTCGTTCTTGCGGCCCCCGACCGTGCTCTTGTGCAGGGGGTGCACCACGCCCATGTCGGCCTTCTGCTTGAAGCGGAGCAGCCCACTGGGGTGGAACTCCATGCTGTCACAGCCACTGGGACCGATCCGGATCACACTCCAGATCACCAGGGTGATCTACCACAGGGGGCACagagcaggggagggggagacggCCAGGGGAGTATTAACCCTGGAGAAACTGGTGAACGTAGCCTCTAGTCTCCTGGACTCCTGGTCTCACACACCCTTCCCTCTGGCCTCCTGGtctcacacacccctccctctgGCCTCCTGGtctcacacacccctccctctgGTCTCCTGGtctcacacacccctccctctgGTCTCCTGGtctcacacacccctccctctgGTCTCACACACCATTTAACGGATTGGAATGAAGACctaaccacacagccacaccctaaccacacagccacaccctaaccacacagtcacaccctaaccacacagccacaccctaaccacacagccacaccctaaccacacagccacaccctaaccacacagccacaccctAACCACACTGGTGCTTCAAGCTCCAGCTATAAGCTGTGCTCAATGACACTTCACCTGTGCAAAATAGAGTTGCATGCATGAAAGGATATCAATTGGAGGGGAAGGAAAACTGACATTTGACCGACATATACATACCAGTGGGGTACACGATTCCATAAAATCTAAGGCCAGACtcgtcaaaactgacaggaaggtgacagtaacacaaataacctcacattacaacagtggtatgcagaagagcatctctgaacacacaacgcgtaggtggataggctacagcagcagcagcaataagtctaaaaagtgtaataaatgcctaataaagttctcactgagtgtatgcccTTAGAGGTCCCTCTCCAGCTCAGCTGATGTGAAGCTCCAGAAGCACCAGGGTGGGGCTGCACCAGGGGGTGGTCGAGAtcagtttccccctcatcactgtaaagcaactatctatctatctatctatctctatctctacctctacctctatttctctctatctctctattgCTATcaatctctatctctatctctgtctctgtctctgtctatctctctctatctctatctctatctctctatatctctatcTCAGGTGGAGTGTACGCAGGTGGAGTGTATGCAGGTGCAGCAGAGGTGGGTGCCTGACTCACGATGAGGTTGATGAGGgcaaggaggaagaggaggatgatgatgcAGACAGCCAGGTTCCCCTTGCGCCCCCGCAGACCCGTCTTGTGGAGACGCTCCTCCTCTATGGGGACGTACCCCGCCTTAAAGTTGCTGTTGTGCTCCTTATTGGTGCTGCGCCTGTCGATGGCCTTCTCCCGCATAGACCTCTTCACCGGCCCGTTAGaactctcctacacacacacacacacacacacacccctgtgagtgctctcctacacacacacacacacacacacacacacccctgtgagtgctctcctacacacacacacacacacacacacgttagagctctcctacacacacacacacacacacccctgtgagtgctctcctacacacacacacacacacacacacacacacacacacccctctgagtgctctcctacacacacacacacacactgacccgttagaactctcctacacacacacacacatacacacacacccctgtgagtgctctcctacacacacacacacacacacgttagagctctcctacacacacacacacacacccccctgtgAGTGCTctcctacacatacacacacacacacacacacacacacacactggcctgtTAGtgctctcctacacacacacacacacacacgcacacccctgTGAGTGCTctcctacacatacacacacacacacacacacacacacacacacacacaccggcctgTTAGtgctctcttacacacacacacacacacacacacacacacacactggcctgtTAGtgctctcttacacacacacacacacacacacacacacacacacactggcctgtTAGtgctctcctacacacacacacacacacacactgacctgttagagctctctcacacacacacgcacacacacacacactgacccattagagctctcctacacacacaaatacacacagtgtGCACACATACTTTAACGCTAAACAGTTTTCCCCAGTTGCCTAATGCCCCACAGCACATATATGACCAATAGGAGACCAGAAGGCACACTGGGAATGTAAATAACTTTTTGCGATGTTGTATTTCAAGATATAACTGACAGCTCcgattggggggagggggatttcAAACCACCGCAAAAAAATCGGCGTCGGGGTCGCATTCACCAGCAATATCACAAAGCCAACAAGAACTCGCGGTGGTATGTCACATATAACGGAAACGAGTACATTTCATAGGCCGGATAGGACCTTAAAACATGTAATTTACCCGTTCGCACAACGTACCGAGGGTGGAAAAGGGTAAAAAGTGCCACAACAGCGCAGAATACAGAAAGAGTAACAACCCAGCTTGCTTAAGAATGTACGCCTATCAACAGCAGCATTTCTCCGACATTAGCTGCTCCTGTACTGTTGTTGTATTGAGTAGCTAtgccaaaaataaattaaacgcATTTTTAAACGTAAACGCAAGCTCTCCAGCAAAACAAATGCCAAATAGCAACGTACTCTCTTGAGAAATAATGCCCAAATTGTATAGTAGGCCCAGCTCTGGCTACTCCGTTCTGGGAATGTAACGCACAGAAGAGCTGGAATCATTTTTTCCACAGTCTGGTCAAAACAGCACAAAACCGCTATTCCAAATGGAGCCACAGCCTCAGCGCATGAGCTAAACACACGGAATGTAACACAGCATTTATGGATGCGTTGATCAAAGATCTTAAAAGGAGCATTCAGGAAATGTAgtggagataaaaaaaaattattcttaAAACAGACCTGTTCCGACGCCATagtgtctctctcctctgcctgtcGTTCCTGGCGTTTGACAGCTCCGGACAGCCAGCGGAATGTGCCATTCTGTCTGGAAAATAGGGTCTGGCCGCCGCGTCAGTCTGAGCAAGTACCGAACTGCAAACATTTGAAATTGTAATTTAATATATCCGACAAAACGGATGAGACATGTTAATACATATTAAACGTGT
The sequence above is a segment of the Conger conger chromosome 4, fConCon1.1, whole genome shotgun sequence genome. Coding sequences within it:
- the sgcb gene encoding beta-sarcoglycan isoform X1, yielding MIPALLCVTFPERSSQSWAYYTIWALFLKRESSNGPVKRSMREKAIDRRSTNKEHNSNFKAGYVPIEEERLHKTGLRGRKGNLAVCIIILLFLLALINLIITLVIWSVIRIGPSGCDSMEFHPSGLLRFKQKADMGVVHPLHKSTVGGRKNEDLVITGNNNPVVFQQGSTKLSVEREKTLISSDLGVSFTDPRTQKTFFSTDFDTHEFHLPKGVSVLNVRKASTERITSNATSDLTIKGEGKAIVRGNEGVFITGKTVEFKIGGDIELRAENSITLNGLVTVSPLRIPNSSVGGSELLQSEGAERYKLCMCGDGTLFRLQVLYQDMGCQTSHNPCSAAH
- the sgcb gene encoding beta-sarcoglycan isoform X2, which codes for MASEQESSNGPVKRSMREKAIDRRSTNKEHNSNFKAGYVPIEEERLHKTGLRGRKGNLAVCIIILLFLLALINLIITLVIWSVIRIGPSGCDSMEFHPSGLLRFKQKADMGVVHPLHKSTVGGRKNEDLVITGNNNPVVFQQGSTKLSVEREKTLISSDLGVSFTDPRTQKTFFSTDFDTHEFHLPKGVSVLNVRKASTERITSNATSDLTIKGEGKAIVRGNEGVFITGKTVEFKIGGDIELRAENSITLNGLVTVSPLRIPNSSVGGSELLQSEGAERYKLCMCGDGTLFRLQVLYQDMGCQTSHNPCSAAH